One part of the [Synechococcus] sp. NIES-970 genome encodes these proteins:
- the ureA gene encoding urease, gamma subunit: MQLSPQEKDKLLIFTAFLVAERRKNRGLKLNYPEAVAYISGMILEGARDGKLVTELMSEGQTWLTREDVMVGIAEMVDEVQVEATFPDGTKLVTIHNPIR; the protein is encoded by the coding sequence ATGCAACTGTCGCCCCAAGAAAAAGATAAACTCCTGATTTTTACTGCTTTTTTGGTCGCTGAACGCCGGAAAAACAGAGGCCTAAAGCTCAACTACCCAGAAGCAGTAGCCTATATTTCTGGGATGATCCTCGAAGGGGCTCGAGACGGAAAACTGGTTACCGAATTGATGAGCGAAGGCCAAACCTGGCTGACCCGCGAAGATGTAATGGTAGGGATCGCCGAAATGGTTGATGAAGTGCAAGTGGAGGCTACTTTCCCCGATGGGACAAAGCTGGTCACCATCCATAATCCGATCCGCTAA